The following proteins are encoded in a genomic region of Deinococcus sp. HSC-46F16:
- a CDS encoding WD40 repeat domain-containing protein: MPLPLIWAVGALAAGAVKKGIDGGLALKEAKETQELATARAKAAERKFELRLLAVKQHAQELEEQKIAVLGGVIADFVRLWERQKQRANVTDKDFTLRLNMTPESLEEFRGIGTTSLEVASGVMKAGAAGVGAGVGVVGAVSALGAASTGAAISGLSGAAANSALLAWLGGGTLASGGGGMALGAVVAGGLFVAPAALVGSLIVAKKGEEAKTAAHKYAADVEIYREDVKRRCTELNGIEMRMDEVAHVISELVRRLRAAIRQCEADEAAMNGNVVLEHFYRAASLAKTLSALLTVPIIDEQVSASEESDQVVRDAQNAIGQAPTPSSGEAPPASRQPEVTSTVHSRASRIQLTIKNEHPIHREGNQVIAFAGSSVVVASDQDIEVLGRTSGRQQGLLEGHTRTVSDLCAAPSEGLLASGSRDRTARVWRLSDGTTVQTFSWNDRYAQAVAFSPDAARVAVAYGGGVTKLYEVQTGKELVSAEGPDSEIVALSFSPDGQGLATAFAEGIVHVYDTTSGTSRKTLQHGGLLTDVTFSPDGRYLATASEDRTARVWNTETWGEEHSFEWNRRYVYAVAFHPTLPVLATAFADGVVKLWHLPTGEELLEVGEPGEGAFTLAFNGEGTNLMVGRHDRISRYRFA; encoded by the coding sequence ATGCCGTTGCCCTTGATTTGGGCGGTGGGAGCGCTCGCCGCAGGAGCAGTCAAGAAGGGGATTGATGGGGGGTTGGCCCTCAAGGAAGCCAAGGAAACGCAGGAACTCGCCACTGCCCGGGCCAAGGCGGCAGAGCGGAAATTTGAGTTGCGGCTCTTGGCGGTGAAGCAGCACGCTCAGGAACTGGAAGAGCAGAAGATCGCCGTGCTGGGGGGCGTGATTGCCGACTTCGTACGGTTGTGGGAGCGTCAGAAGCAGCGCGCCAACGTCACGGACAAAGACTTTACCCTCAGGCTGAACATGACGCCCGAGAGCTTGGAGGAGTTCCGTGGAATTGGGACGACCAGCCTCGAGGTCGCCAGTGGGGTCATGAAGGCTGGTGCAGCGGGGGTCGGCGCAGGCGTCGGTGTCGTGGGTGCGGTGTCCGCTCTCGGGGCGGCCAGCACAGGGGCAGCCATTAGTGGCTTGAGTGGTGCGGCGGCCAACAGTGCCCTGTTGGCGTGGCTGGGGGGAGGCACCCTTGCATCCGGCGGCGGGGGCATGGCGCTGGGAGCAGTTGTGGCTGGCGGCCTTTTCGTGGCGCCTGCGGCCCTGGTGGGGTCTCTGATCGTCGCGAAGAAGGGTGAGGAAGCGAAGACGGCCGCCCATAAGTATGCCGCTGATGTAGAGATTTATAGAGAGGACGTCAAGCGCCGCTGCACAGAACTCAATGGCATTGAGATGCGCATGGATGAGGTGGCTCACGTCATCTCGGAACTGGTCCGCCGCCTCAGGGCAGCCATTCGGCAGTGTGAGGCTGACGAGGCGGCCATGAACGGCAACGTCGTCTTGGAGCACTTCTATAGGGCAGCCAGTCTGGCCAAGACGCTGTCGGCCTTGTTGACCGTGCCGATCATTGACGAGCAGGTCAGTGCTTCGGAAGAGTCGGATCAGGTCGTGAGGGACGCGCAAAACGCAATCGGTCAGGCCCCCACCCCTTCCTCCGGGGAGGCGCCTCCCGCTTCACGGCAGCCTGAGGTGACTTCCACAGTTCACTCCCGTGCCAGCCGCATCCAACTGACGATCAAAAATGAACATCCGATTCACCGGGAGGGCAACCAAGTGATTGCTTTTGCCGGTTCCTCGGTCGTCGTCGCCTCTGACCAGGACATTGAGGTTCTTGGCCGTACCAGTGGGCGCCAGCAGGGCCTTCTGGAGGGCCATACACGGACGGTCTCGGACCTGTGTGCGGCTCCCAGTGAAGGCCTCCTCGCTTCTGGGTCCCGGGACCGGACGGCACGGGTATGGCGTCTGTCGGATGGCACCACCGTGCAGACCTTCAGCTGGAATGATCGTTACGCTCAGGCGGTGGCATTTTCTCCAGACGCTGCCCGAGTGGCGGTGGCGTATGGCGGTGGCGTCACGAAACTTTATGAGGTCCAGACCGGGAAGGAACTGGTTTCTGCCGAAGGGCCTGACAGTGAAATCGTGGCGCTGTCATTCAGTCCAGATGGACAGGGTCTGGCGACAGCGTTTGCCGAGGGCATAGTCCACGTCTACGACACCACGTCTGGGACAAGCCGTAAGACGTTGCAACACGGAGGACTACTCACGGACGTGACCTTTAGTCCCGACGGGAGGTACCTCGCGACGGCATCGGAAGACCGGACTGCCCGTGTCTGGAACACCGAGACCTGGGGCGAGGAACACAGCTTTGAGTGGAACAGGCGCTATGTGTACGCCGTCGCTTTCCACCCCACCTTGCCGGTGTTGGCGACCGCCTTCGCCGATGGTGTGGTCAAGCTGTGGCACCTGCCGACCGGGGAGGAACTGCTGGAAGTCGGAGAGCCCGGAGAGGGAGCCTTCACGTTGGCCTTTAATGGGGAAGGCACCAACTTAATGGTTGGCCGACACGACCGCATCAGCCGTTACCGCTTTGCCTGA
- a CDS encoding TerB family tellurite resistance protein encodes MFADLLDSAQKHTLVQVLCEVAAADGQILEVERELIHRYALSLGLSAEALEGTLVQPQRPDTLEDYPDAAKRIIYLEAATLAMLDAELADKEVQTLERLADRLGLSRTMAQRLEQHVQQGFDWNAAGLRLVEEGC; translated from the coding sequence ATGTTTGCAGACCTGCTCGATTCAGCGCAGAAACACACCCTCGTCCAAGTCCTTTGTGAAGTCGCGGCCGCAGACGGCCAGATCCTCGAGGTGGAGCGCGAACTGATCCACCGCTACGCATTGTCCCTCGGGCTATCGGCAGAGGCCTTGGAGGGCACGCTGGTGCAGCCGCAGCGCCCGGACACCTTGGAGGACTACCCTGACGCCGCCAAGAGAATCATCTACCTCGAAGCAGCCACTCTGGCGATGCTCGATGCGGAACTGGCGGACAAAGAGGTTCAGACGCTGGAGCGGCTCGCAGACCGCCTGGGCCTGAGCCGGACGATGGCCCAGCGCCTCGAGCAGCATGTGCAGCAGGGCTTCGACTGGAACGCGGCAGGCTTGCGCTTGGTCGAGGAAGGCTGCTGA
- a CDS encoding class I SAM-dependent DNA methyltransferase: MITGEVKNKVDAVWNAFWAGGISNPLEVVEQLTYLLFLKGLDETHTAREARATRLGEPIENPVFTDQMHEYRWKNFKHLGAPAMYRVLTETIFPWMRQLGGEHSAFAKHMRDARFTLPPEKAGVLARVVDGLDKIPMQDRDTKGDLYEYLLSKLATAGQNGQFRTPRHIIRMMVDLMRPKPQDTICDPACGTAGFLVGSEEYLREHYETEIYSDPALKQHFENAAFHGFDFDHTMLRVAAMNMLLHGIPNPDIRNKDSLSSDHSEDSDLYTLILANPPFKGSLDENSVAKDLTSIVKTKKTELLFLALFLRLLKPGGRAAVIVPDGVLFGSSKAHRQIRETLVEGHKLDGIISLPSGVFRPYAGVSTAIMIFTKTGRGGTGDVWFYDMKADGYTLDDKRNPTAENDIPDIVHRWHHRDEERTRQRTDQSFFVPKAEIKANGYDLSINRYKETQHEAVEYDAPEKILDDLDALEAEIQAGLKRLREMLA, translated from the coding sequence ATGATCACCGGCGAAGTTAAGAACAAGGTCGATGCCGTCTGGAACGCGTTCTGGGCGGGCGGCATCAGCAACCCTCTGGAAGTGGTCGAGCAACTTACCTACCTGCTGTTCCTTAAGGGCCTGGACGAGACGCACACCGCCCGCGAGGCCCGCGCCACCCGCCTCGGGGAGCCGATCGAAAATCCCGTCTTCACCGATCAGATGCACGAGTACCGCTGGAAGAACTTCAAGCACCTCGGGGCACCGGCCATGTACCGGGTGCTCACCGAGACGATCTTTCCCTGGATGCGGCAGCTCGGCGGCGAGCACAGCGCGTTTGCCAAGCACATGCGGGACGCCCGCTTTACCCTGCCGCCCGAGAAGGCGGGGGTGCTGGCCCGGGTGGTGGACGGCCTCGACAAGATTCCCATGCAGGACCGGGACACCAAAGGTGACCTGTACGAGTACCTGCTGAGCAAACTCGCCACCGCCGGGCAGAACGGTCAATTCCGCACGCCCCGGCACATTATCCGGATGATGGTGGACCTGATGCGCCCCAAGCCGCAGGACACCATCTGCGACCCGGCCTGCGGCACAGCGGGCTTTCTGGTGGGCAGCGAGGAATACCTGCGCGAGCATTACGAGACCGAGATCTACAGCGACCCCGCGCTGAAACAGCACTTCGAGAACGCCGCCTTCCACGGCTTCGACTTCGACCACACCATGCTGCGCGTGGCGGCCATGAACATGCTGCTGCACGGCATTCCCAACCCGGACATCCGCAACAAGGATTCCTTGAGCAGCGACCACAGCGAGGACAGCGACCTCTACACCTTGATTCTCGCCAACCCGCCCTTCAAGGGCAGCCTGGACGAGAACAGCGTCGCCAAGGACCTCACCAGCATCGTCAAGACGAAGAAGACCGAACTGCTGTTCCTGGCCCTGTTCTTGCGACTGCTCAAGCCGGGTGGGCGGGCCGCCGTGATCGTGCCCGACGGCGTGCTGTTCGGCAGCAGCAAGGCGCACCGGCAGATTCGGGAAACCCTCGTGGAAGGGCACAAGCTCGACGGCATCATCAGCCTGCCGAGCGGCGTGTTCCGGCCCTACGCGGGCGTGTCCACCGCGATCATGATCTTTACCAAGACGGGACGCGGCGGCACGGGTGACGTGTGGTTCTACGACATGAAGGCCGACGGCTACACGCTGGACGACAAGCGCAACCCCACCGCCGAGAACGACATCCCCGACATCGTTCACCGCTGGCACCACCGGGATGAGGAACGGACGCGGCAGCGCACCGACCAGAGCTTCTTCGTGCCCAAGGCGGAGATCAAGGCCAACGGGTACGACCTGAGCATCAACCGGTACAAGGA